The nucleotide window CCATCGCCAGAGCCTTTTGCCGCGCATCGTAAAGCACGCGGTCGCGGTTCATCGTCACGCCGTCATCGGGGCGCAGGAACAGCATTTCCTTGGCCTGCGCGGCAGACTTGGAAACGGTCGCGGTCGAGACGGTCTCGAAGACCTTGCCGACAGGCGGCATCGGCCCCTTGGGCATGCCGCGCGCGTTGCGGGCACGCTCGAGCATCTCGCCATTGCCGCCCCAGCCGGGAACGAGCCCGACGCCGCACTCGACGAGCCCGGTGTAAAGCTCGGCATGTGCCTGGATCGCGTCGCAATGGAGCAGGATCTCGCACCCGCCGCCCAGCGCCATGCCCGCAGGCGCACCGACCACTGGAAACGGCGCATACTTGAGGCCCTTGTAGGCCATCTGACCGCCCGCGACGAGCTTCTCGATCTCCGAATAGGCGGCGATGTTGACCGCGAACATGGCAAGGCCGAGGTTGGCACCGGCCGAGAAGTTCGCGCCGTCGTTGTATACGACCATCGCCTTGTACTGGGCCTGCACGATCGGCAGCGCCTTGACGATCAGCTTCATCACCTCGCCATCGAGCGCGTTCATCTTGCCGGTAAACTCGAGGCACACCACGCCCTCGCCGATGTCCCAGAGCGCCGCCGAGGCGTTCTTGATGATCGGCTTGGACGCGAGCTTGATATCGGCAAGGCTGAGCACGCCCTCGGCTCGCACCACATCGTGGTATTCGCCATCGAGGCCGAGGAACTGGCGCTTGCCATCCTCGATCCGGTAGAAGCTGCGCTCGCCCGCGATCTTGAGAATCTCGGGCACGGGCTTGCCCTCGGCCTCGAGCCGCTTTGCAAGATAGGCAGCGCCCAGCTTGTCGATCATCTCGAAGGGGCCGTGCTTCCAGTTGTAGCCCAGCTTCATCGTGTCATCGATCGCGACCACGTCGTCGGCCGCCTCGGGCACGAGGCTCGCGGCATAGGCCAGCGTTCCGCCCAGGATCGCCCAGGCATAGGCGCCGATATCGCCTTTGGTCTCGACCAGCTTGCGCAGGTCGCCCTTGGCCGCAGCCCCGCGCGGACCGGCAGGACGCGCGGCCGCGTGGTACTCGCCGCTGACAAGGTCGATGACCTCCTTCTGGCGGCCCTTTTCCTTGTTGAGGCGGTAGAACCCACCCTTGCCCTTGCGACCGGTATAGCCATCCGCGATCATCTTCTCGATCAGCGGGATCTCGCGGGCGATCGCCTGATAGGGATCGTCCTTGGGCAGCGTCGAGGTCAGGCTCGCCTGAAGGTGCGGCATGAGATCGATGCCGACGAGGTCGACGAGGCCGAAAATGCCGGTCTTGGGAACGCCCATCGGCTTGCCCGCGACGGCATCGGCAAGCTCGACCGAGAGGCCCATGTCGAAGGCCGCATTGAGACCGAGCTGGATCCACAAGGTGCCGATACGGTTAGCGATAAAGCCGGGCGTATCCTTGGCCGCGACCACGGTTTTGCCCAGCGCGACGTCGGCGAACTGCTCGACCTTGTCGGCAACACCCGCATCGGTCGCGGGGCCAGTGACGATCTCCATCAGCCGCATGTAGCGCGGCGGGTTGAAGAAGTGAGTGATCAGGAAGTCGGCCTTGAACGCATCCGAGCGGCCCTCGACGAGGTTCGCGAGCGGGATCGTCGAG belongs to Novosphingobium aureum and includes:
- a CDS encoding 3-hydroxyacyl-CoA dehydrogenase/enoyl-CoA hydratase family protein, encoding MSKPIQKVCVIGAGTMGAGIAAQVANAGVPVLLLDIVPKQGNNRNAIAEGAVARMLKTEPAPFMSKSAAKLVETGNIEDHLEKVAECDWIIEAVIERLDIKQGLYEKLEALKQPGCAVSSNTSTIPLANLVEGRSDAFKADFLITHFFNPPRYMRLMEIVTGPATDAGVADKVEQFADVALGKTVVAAKDTPGFIANRIGTLWIQLGLNAAFDMGLSVELADAVAGKPMGVPKTGIFGLVDLVGIDLMPHLQASLTSTLPKDDPYQAIAREIPLIEKMIADGYTGRKGKGGFYRLNKEKGRQKEVIDLVSGEYHAAARPAGPRGAAAKGDLRKLVETKGDIGAYAWAILGGTLAYAASLVPEAADDVVAIDDTMKLGYNWKHGPFEMIDKLGAAYLAKRLEAEGKPVPEILKIAGERSFYRIEDGKRQFLGLDGEYHDVVRAEGVLSLADIKLASKPIIKNASAALWDIGEGVVCLEFTGKMNALDGEVMKLIVKALPIVQAQYKAMVVYNDGANFSAGANLGLAMFAVNIAAYSEIEKLVAGGQMAYKGLKYAPFPVVGAPAGMALGGGCEILLHCDAIQAHAELYTGLVECGVGLVPGWGGNGEMLERARNARGMPKGPMPPVGKVFETVSTATVSKSAAQAKEMLFLRPDDGVTMNRDRVLYDARQKALAMVEGYTPPEAPEFKLPGDTGRVGLSLAAQGFHKRGLATDYDLVVSDALAEVLTGGDADLVDTVSEQELLKLERDAFMKLVRSPRSIARVEHMLETGKPLRN